Genomic DNA from Solanum pennellii chromosome 3, SPENNV200:
ATCAATTTTAGTTCGATTTTAAACAGCCTTAATTAATGAATAGCGATAATGCTTGTAACgtgataattaataataatatgcGATACCTATAATTGATAATAGTGGGTTaacaatatttctctctctcttttttttccttcccACTTTATTGGAGTATTGCTTAATTATTCATACTTGATGCTTTGTACACAACTTAGtgctacttttttttattttactaaataataatcaaatcatATCTTCTTCTTACATAATACTACTTTTTCCTATAAATTCAAAGGttgtaattataatattatcctcatttcatttaattagttcttagcaaaatatgtcacataagtttttttttttttggttaaagcAAAAGTATCTTTCAACCTATGTCTATTAGATACGCACTTTTATTATGCTAAGTCCTTActtctgaacttattttattaataattttttacccttttctagcctacgtggcactatctttgTGGCATAatagttgacttttttttcaacctAGTGCCACATAAatcgaaaagggatagaaaattatttataaaataagtttaaggaGATAATAGATTCTTAATATAGTATACGTGTGTATCTAAAATTTCTGACATATATTGAGAGGTActcgtgtttttttttttaatgtattgaGTGAAAAGAAAAAGGGCCTGTACATGGTTCTTTCGGTTAAAGTTCTCTTCAGACTTGGCCCGTAGGCCGTATGTTTAGGCCCAAATAACTCTCCTCATTTCATTTGGGAAATAACAGAATAGTTTCTGGTTTGATTGCAGAATTATGAAGACGAAGATGAAGAcgaagatgaagatgatgaagaagaaggatgatCAAAATGGCGGAAATGCGATATTGTCCGTATCGCCATGGAAAGCTATTACTCTTCAGCTGATATGCTTACTAGGGTTAGCTATAGCTTTCTGGATACCTAATCATATTTACTCGCTCGATCTCATCACGCATCCATCCCAAACTCTTCGTATGATTTCGGTATAAATCTCGCAATACGAAACATTTATAGTATAATCAGCTTTCGATCTCTGTTATTTGTATTCttattttgattcaaattttGTTTATCAGGTGTTTCTGGCTCCAGTACTCATTCTACTTTACAGTCACCTTCGACACGATAGGAACCAATGCTCTGTAATCCTAAGCCTTCTTATTATTTGAATCTATTTTACAACTTACATATTTTGTTTACTGTAATTgattcgtttttttttttggtgtgtgtGGCTTTCACAGTACGTCAAAGCTGTAGGACGAGGCTTGTTGGCGCTTCCTGCCGGTAAGTAGAGTCTGTTAGTGGaactatattattattgtcatttgTCTAAGATTCATATAGTATTGTTCATgaattattttgtataatgtTTATAGGAGCCGTGGTAAATGCACTCGGAGCTACTATATTAGGAGCACCTGTTGGTTTTGAGTATGTAATCCTGTATATGTgtttatattcttttataatAATGAGACTGAAGCCCCAGTTGAGGTTGGATGGAAAATAGAGCTGATCTATCATTGATCATAGATTATGACAATGTTATTGCATGATCATCAGAAgcggatgtagagtctgaattATAGGTAATTCAAACCTAGTAACTTTAGCTTGGTTCATGTATATGTGTTAAGAATTCACTTAAGAAGTGtaaataattgattttgaaCCCAATAACAAATGAGTTGTCGTAGAATTCCAAACTCGATCCCATAAATTTCGAATCATGGATCCGTCTCTGATGATCATCAGATATGTTAAAGGCTCTCTATGTTTCACAAAAATGCCTGAGATTAGTTTGAGTGACGTAGGAGTCATTTTAATGCTGCCCTATCCAACCTCAACTGGGACTATGTTAATGcaacatatttttctattactTTGTCTTTATTATAGCTTCTGTAATGCAGTAGTTCTTATCCTAACTAATCTTTGATCCTGTATTATAAACAGATATTTCCCCAAGACCTTTAATTGGTCTCTTCTGATGTCAATACTCACTGTAAGTCTTAACAGCCAGGACTCGCGCTATTTACTGCATGAAAAGATTTCTTAGGCTTAAAAGCTACCAAGAAGAGATGACAACAGTTAAAAGTTTAGTGGATTCATCTCATGCTTCTAGAAAATATGATCAATGTATTTAAGAAAAGGAAAGTCAGTGGGGAAATCCAGGGAGTTATTGCATTCAGAAAGCTGATGAAATGATAAGATTCTTTGAACACTTAGGTCACATGTTAATGAGATGTAGAATTGGTATTTTGTCCTTGCTCATTTTTTCTTCTATGTTGgtttagcttctttttttttgaaaaaaaattcttttctgGGGATacttaaatttatcaaatattggTTTGGCAGTTTGTACCAGCGGCTTGTGTTTTTGGCTCATCATGGACTGATTGGCACCGAATATTTGCTAGAACAAAGTAATTTCCATTTCGTCAATCCATGGGCATTTGATATTTACATCTAAGATCTATCCTAGAGCTTATTCAGTATGTTTGTTTTTGCAGAGCAAGTGAGTCCACAGACTATATGATCAGTCTGCCTGCTCATGGAGCTGTTATTGGAGCATGGTTTGGTGCTTGGCCAATGCCACTTGATTGGGAAAGCCCATGGCAGGTAACTCAACTGATTGTCAAGGACTCGAGGTTCACAATATTAGAGATTGTAGTTTCATGGTGCagattatttgaatttcaaatgcATTAATTGCATTACTAAGCGTCAATCGTCCATGATATGATCTTTTGATAGTCTTGCAATAGTAAGGCATATAAAAGTTTCTCCGCATGACCttgtttaaattatattcttttttgacaaaaattctTATCTGGATTGTTTTTAAGGTAAGTAGGGCCACCTCAAACAACCTTGAGGAACCTTGTACATATCAAAGTAGGATACCCAGTGCTGCTAGAAGGCAAGGCAAACCTTGTCAATTTTTTTGCACTTCCTTGTAGATTGTTTCCACCTCATCAGTACCCCGATTAGTATAGCTCATCCATATGGaagacacacacacacttgcTGGAAACCTGTTTGTGTTGCTCTGGACACTTCAAAGTGAACCATACCTGTGAATGAGAGGTGTTGGGAATCTGTTAGACGATTTCTTCTTAAACAAACTAAGCTAATAGTTCATTTACCATAATGAAGTATTATATCCTGCTATACTAGTACTAATGCAAAAGATAAAGTGACCAAAAGGAGAGAAGAAAAAAGGCTGGCGCTTATGTAGCTCCTTTTTGTCGGGGTAAGACTGGATTGCATTGCTATCCGTAAAATTCTTTGCTAGTAAGGGCACTACTGAAGTATACTTTGTTAACAAGATCTCCATGTTCCACATTAAGagaataagtaaaataaaacaGCTCATGTTATATCCTGATTCAAAAAGCTAAAGTGCTATTTTGTGCATGCATCTTCCATCATAATTTCCTTAGTGTTTTTCTTCGCAAAAAACTTTAATCGAATCTTACATCATTTACGTGTCAGACTAATAGAAACAGCAGCCGTTAAGGTGAAAAATGGAAGAGAGAGAGGCAGTTTTATACCATAAGTGTTTCATAcatttgtttatatgaagttGCATCTTAGTTCTTGTGAATCTTGGTGATTTTCTATAATTAAcaccctccgtttaaaaaagaatggtctagtttgacttgTAGGGagtttaagtaaataaaaaagatttttcaaatttgcggtcttaaattaaagttatgtcaaatatactaaaatgtcctttaatcttgtgagTTCTGACCTTAAACATGCTATGTGTAAAACTGAAATCATAGTGTttctaaaaaaggaaaatggtcattctttttgaaacaaattaaaaaggaaaagagatcattctttttaaacgCAGTGAGTATTATTATAGATGTTCCTGCTGGTAGCTGGTGCAGCTGCACTTGTTAAATATATAGTATATTTCTTGTGTAATCCTTTTGCTTTATTAATTTGCATTTACTACCAGTTAAAAGGCTGCAGTTACATTGGCCCTTGATTCTAACTTCTTCATATGCATTTTAATTTCCTAGGTTTTAGAAGTGGAGTGTAAGAACCTTTCATATTTTGGCTATGCTCTTGAGGGAAAGATCACGTTTTTCTAATTTGCAAACCTCTGGACGAGGTTGGAAAATGCTTTAGTAAGTGGTTTGTTCTCATTCACGAACAATTGGTATTTGCATGTAGGAATGGCCTATTTGTGTGACTTATGGAGCTATAGCTGGTTACCTCGTGGGGCTTGTGGCATCCTTGGGCTGCATTATCTTCTGTAAACGCCAGCAGCATCTAAAAGAAGAGTAGTGTCTAGCTTCTGGAAGGCTCATGATACTACAATAATAGTCTTGGAACGAAATTAGGCCTTTGTTATTCAGCTGCATAGAAATGTGGTATCCAGTTTTGAACTAATCTTTGTATTTATTAAAGAGTATAATCCATTCTTTTAGGAGTAATTTCTTTGGCAAGTTGTGGAAAGACACTCCATAGGAGATAATGAAGTTTCTACTGCAGAATAATTTTgcaatatctcaaaaaaatTCTGTCCGTTAACTTAAATATTATGGATTTGTAAATTCAAACACTTATTTTATGCTTTGTGAatattcttttttccttttgcaACATAGCTTTTACTATATCCATGCTTATTATTTGTCGTGTTATTGATTTATTGCCATCTCTACGTGGATTTCAGAATTGGGACCTAATTTTTGTGGGGTCTTCGAATTATTCGTACCCCTTTTCCGTGTGTTGAGGAGTAATATATCTATCACTAGTGGAGAGAAGTGTTTTGTAAATCCACTTGATAGTTTACTATCAAATTCAGGAGTTGTTTAGATTCcaatttctctttattttccttttgaaaTGAATTCCATCTTTACACTTCCTATTTCTTTGCCTATTACTCTACCAAGTAGAATAAGGTACATCCTACCCGTTCAAACCTTACTCTTACTCTTAGAAGTACATCCTGCTATGTTTAGACATATCGaatatattgaaaatcaaacatgtataagagtagtatttgcatatattttatTGGATCGTTTGATAGAgtatctattatattttttttcaaaatttaaacctaattaaattaaagactAATTAAAAAGCAAAACTCACCCGAAGCCTATAACctagattatatatataatatatttgaaaaatattataaatatatttatatattacatttcaataattattaatatataaaatatatacattctACTCTATTCAAATAGTATATAGAAAATCAAATatgtgaaaattaaaaaaagcaaaatgataagttttactttttgaattttgacaACACAACTCAACCCCCATTTTCCTTGGCAGCGAAGACTTGACAACAGACGTAGTAGGGTTAGAATAGATAGACACGAGGGTGGTGACATCTTATTGCTGACAATACATTATTACTCATAACTTTGTAAAGTGTTGTTCTCTTCTATTGTCAAGTGGGTTCATTACCAAAGacttaaattaaatgtttttgCCTTTGTTTCCAATTggattttctctctctttttcctattttactcttgctattaaatatcatttactttttaatatttaaatcacttatactatttaataagAATATCATGACaacattactattattatttactGCTTTTTAATTATTGTGTCAGGTTAATAATTAACATTATTGTTTGACTACAAtttgcttttttctttttttggaaaaataatttgacaATATACATTTCTAATAAATCATTACTACAAATTTATAtaacaatttattaatataactaataaaaattttcttaatataacgtataactcctttttttttcttccttttagaATTGCAATGACAAATTTAATTACACTACCCCAACTTTAATTTGAGGCAAGAATTAGTCAAAAAGagttcaattattttaatttatataaataaatttagctTGACTTTCTCCGTTTGAGACTTCTAAACGGCTCAAGCCTTGGTGCGTTTTAAGTACGCCATATTATATTCCAATTTTCTTCAATTCCGAAAATACCCTCATTAATTAACCCAAAAGACGAAAAGCCCAAACACCAAGCGACGCGATTGGTGGGTTGTAACATATTGCAGACTCATACGGTCACACCGAATCACTACTGCCACGTCATCTGAATAGTTCAAGTCCACGTGTCATagaacaaaaagaaacaaatggcCCCACACCGAACCCTTTAAAAACTCTTTATAGAGCCCTTAGAAGCGCcaaaaaacacacacacatacaacACCCTACCACCACCACTCTCTCCCTCTAAAacctttctctctctctctctctaaaaaaaaaatttcacttttgaaaatttttttgcCGATCAGATACGATTCTTCACCGGTAAGAATTCTTATGAACCCACCGGAGAATTCATACAGATTTAAAATctttatacattaatttgaatCTTTTTATCGTTGGTTTAACTGTTAAGTTCTTGAATaatctttttgttttaattttgaaaaaaacaataaaattggTTTGGTTGGGTGTGTAATTAATGTGGTTTGAATACTTCTCTTTCTGATCATATTTGATGGTATTGATACAGTAGTTTTGTTTGGATTGTTGAATTTTTCTGTTGTTAGATTCTTGGAATAATCGCAAGGAGGAATTTATGGTGGTGGGGGTATAGGTTTTACTCCATTTTCTAGGTTTTCTGCGAAATGACATTTAGGGTTTATAACCTACAAGGGTAGGGAATAGAGAAGATTGTTTGTTGTGCTTACTGGGTAGAATTCTTTTTCTGTTGTGTTGGTTTGGTTTccttgtttttgtttatttgggCATAAGTGGGATCACATTAACTGTGGTTTACTGTTCTTAATAGTTAACCTTTTAGTTTCGATGATCGGTGTATGAGAAAGTTGCCTTTACGTATATCTCATATGGGAAGTGGTTGGAAGGATTTTAATAGGCCTTTAAACAAAAATGGTGCGAAGAATTTGGCGCGCATAGTGGGATCACATTAATTGTAGTCTACTGTTCTAAGTAGTTAACCTTTTAGTTCGGTGATTGCTGTGAGAGGAAGTCGTCTTTGCATATATCTTATTTTGGAAATGTATATTAATTGGTCTACTGTTCTTAGTAGTTAACCTTTTAGTTCGGTGATTGCTGTGTGAGGAAGTCGTCTTTGCATATATCTTATTTTGGAAATATACGAAAGGAGATTTTAATAGGCCTTGACACATGAAAATGGCGCGAAGAATTTGGCGCGTCGCCTTTTTGCAGCCTTTTATATATGTGTGttgtaatttcattttttgtttattctcaACCTGTTCTTCTTGTTTTAGAGACGATTGTGTGTTTACTGGGTAGTCTGTTGTGTCGGTTTGATTTCCTTGTGTTGCTTATTTGGGCCTAGTGGGATCACAGAAGTGTAGTCTACTGCCTTAAGTAGTTAACCTTTTAGTATTGTGGTCGGCATATGAGAAAGTCATCTTTGCGTCTCTCATTTTGGAAGTATATGAAAGGAGATTTTAATAGGGCTTgacaaatgaaaataactaagaaATTGGCACGCATAATGGGATCACATTAAATGTTGTCTGCTGTTCTAAGTAGTTAATCTTTTAGTTTGGGTGATTGGTGTATGAGAAAGTCGTCTTTGCGCAATCTCATTTTGGTAGTGTATGAACGGAGATCTTAATAGGCCTTGACAAATGAAAATGGCGCAAAGAATTTGGCATGCTTCCTTTTTTGCAGCCTTTCAGGTAGAAATGTGTTTTTTGTTTTAGAGACGATTGACTGTTTACTGGGTAGCAATTTTTTCTGTTGTGTCGGTTTGATTTCCTTGTTTTGCTCATTTGGGTGGGCCTAGTGGGATCACATGAAGTGTAGTCTACTTAACTTTTTAGTTTCGGTGATCGGCATATGAGAAAGTCATATTTGCGTGTATCTCATTTTGGAAGTATATGAAAGGAGATTTTAATAGGCCTTCACATATGAAAATGGCGCGAAGAATTTGGCGCGTCCCCTTTTTGCAGATATAGAAACGTGtgttttaatttcatttttgtgTATTCTCAGCATGTTCTTGTTTTATTGTTGTGCCGGTCTGGTGGAAGTGTGATTTGAGATTGTTTGGGATTATGATGTTGGTTTTCTATCTGAAGTACTATGTTCTTTGATACCTTTGCAAGGTGGAACTATCCCCCACCCCAAAAGTTTGCTTAACTGTTCATCTCTAGAATAGATTAGATTTTGTTTTGTTCTATGTGCAATTACAACATCAGCTTCAGTCATGGAGAGACTGGAGGAGGATTTAAGTAAATTATgcttttctttctctttatcGTCTCCTCTAGTTTATGAAGtagatatttttatgttaagCTATTGTTATTTATTGATCAGGTTCAAGATTTTCAATGGGATGTGACAAAACAGAGAACCTGCCAGACCCCCCAAGTGTTGATGCGGGAAAGAAGAGACCAGAGGAGGATCTAAGTATAATTATTAtgcttttctttctcttttttcattcCTCTAGTATATGAAGTAGATATCTTTATGTTAAGcttatcttttatttaattgatcaGGATCTAAGTATAATTATTAtgcttttctttctcttttttcattcCTCTAGTTTATGAAGTAGATATCTCTATGTTAagcttattttttatttaattgatcaGATTCAAGATTATCAATGGGAGCTGACAAAACAGAGAACCTGCCAGGTTCAAGTGTTAATGATCTTTCTCTCAGCGCCAGTCAAAGTGGAGCTGTTGATTATAATGGTGTTATCCAAGGTGGGTTCAGTTCAGGGGCTAATGTCACATCCTTTCCTTCTGTATCTCTGCCTGCAGTCCATCCTCTTCCAGGAAATGCTAATGAGTTTGAGGTGGCCGATTTGATGAATCTCAATTCCTTACATCACCACCAGCTTCAACCGAATCTGATGAATGTAAGAAATATTTCACCCAGCTTTTACAGTTCATCAGCAATGTCACATCGCATGAAACATAATGCAGAGATAAACCATTCAAATGTGAATAACAAAACACCGACCTTGAATAGACTCATGAATGAAGGTGTCTTGTCCAAGGGCTTCCAGAATCCTGGGGCAGCTATGAATTTTATGCCTATGCAAAGCAGTGGAGCTGGATGTTTTGAGAAGGCTGGGGAAGGAACAGGTATTAGTCAAATGCCTGGAAGCCCTTTTGGAGTAGGGTATAATGTGCAGAATGCTACAGGTATTGGCGGAATAGGGTTTCAAAATTATGCCAACATCAATCATGCTCCTTTTCATACAACACAAGGGAACATGGATGGTAGTTTCCTGACCCTTGGAGTGGGAAGTAATATGGAGGATAGATCAATTCTTAGATTCAACAGCAAAGAGGTCATCAACGGAGTGGAGGAAGCTGCTTCACCACAAAATAACAATTCCCATATCCAACAAACAAGAAGAAATCTTCCAAGTTTAATTCATGGTGCTCCTGGTGGTATCACAAATTTCCAGTGTGATAGTGGTGGTTTCCCAAATTCTGCCTGTAATTCGGGTGTACATGCTCCTGACTCTAGAATCAGTGCACCTCCATTTATGTACGCACCAGATGCGAGACTTAACTCATCTAATGCCAGAGATTTAGCTGCTGTTGGTAATGCTGATCAAAGACTTTGTGAACCTGATCCTCTGATGTATGCCCAAGGTGGTTTGCCTCCTCCTCTATTGCCATTTAGCAGCAATTCAACTTTACCCCCTCATCTTGGATTTGGTGGAGTGGCAGCAGCTCCTGGATCTGCTCAACAGTTTAGGGTATTAGCTCAACCAAATGTTAATCAGCAGAGCAGCCTGTACACAAACATGGTCAGGAATCATCAATCTTTCATGGGACCTGCTATTCTCAGTCATGGTGGCGGCAGAGTGAGGCAAGACCATTTAGGTGTGTATgaatttctgtttctgtttgcTGAATTTACCACTAGCTTAGCTGACATGTGCAcatgattgaattttttaatcCTGTTTTCTTTAGTAGAAAATGACCATTGTTGAAGACAATGGCGTTTTCTTTCAGGAATGGTGACTTTTGATTTGAGGCAAGGGTTTCTAGTGTATGTGCATGACAGCTGAAATTGTTTTGTGCTTGCTGGATCAGAATTCCAAAATTGTTCTTGTGTCTAACAAGCTcagtttgttgtttttcttgCCATATATTCTGAGTTGGCAGTGTTCAGGACAGTCCTGGTAAATGGCTAGATCCTTAAGCAAACAAACATATGACTATGGAGAGTCTGTTAACCTCATTTTAAAGAATGTTTGCAAATAAAATTGAGTTGACTCGATAGAATTAGGTTCTCTGAATGTGGAAAGTCATGTCTTACAACAAAAGTTATAATTCTTTCTAGTTGCATTTTCATACATACTGATAAAGAGGAAATATCTTAGTGATGTAGTGTGATAATAAATGCTATGAGAATTGGCAACAGTTTGTTAAGAACTAAAAGATCTCGTGGGAGATCTAGGAATGAGATTATATTTCAGGTCGTATCAGTGTGTGGATTCTGGTATGCGTAGGTTATTTGCTCCATGAACTTACCTTTCACTTTGGCGATCATTATTCTATCACATAACACTCCATTAATTCGTTTCCATTTCAATCATTAAGCGTGTAGAAACATACTAAAAATACTTTCTGAATCTTGTTGTCTTAAATATGTAACACCATTTCTATTAGGAAGTGTCACGACTAAAATGGAATGTTGGAATATGGAACCTGCTAcatataactttttattttttaaaacaaaaactaaaatgaaattaaaacaGAGTTGGTGGTCAACTTTTTCTATGGAAGTGGGGGGTTGACAAAGTTGTAATTGTGCGCTCTATTTCTTGGTTGTATTGTTAGTTGACAGAGTTGAGAGTACTACCTTTAGGAGAGTTAAGCATATCTGTGTATTAGTTGGTAAAATGGTTGATCTGATGTCATAAACTTGGTTTTGCCTAAACATGATTCTATAGACAATTTTCATGAATCAGGTGAGAGGATGTGAGCTACCAACACGTGAGTTTGATTAGGCATCCCCCTTTTTCATTTCGCGGCTACATGCACTGCTATTTTTAGTTTCTCTTATATACTTCTACTCTTGTCTTCATTGATTCTATAAATTGCCTCTTAGTCTACTTCAGCTGCTGATTGTTGACTTACTGTGGTCCTAACTCTGCTACAATCAAATTTCTTCAGGTCAGCAATCTTTTGTCAATGTTCTGAATCCTTGGGGGAATAACCTATATCCTGAAGGAATGGGAGTTCAAATTCCTGGATGGAGTGGCATCCAATCTGCCCTTGTCAATCAATTTCCCAGGAGGCCAGGTGTCCAGCTCAATGACGGGGCTATTTCTCAAGCAACTCGAGAGGGTGTTCTTCCTGGCACGGGCGGCATCCAGCAAACTAGAGGGGGTAAGTCATGTTGGAACTTAAAAATGAGTTTATAGAATTAAAAAAGATGCTAGAAAAATAGTTTAcctttaaaaagggaaaaaagaagCGAGAAATATATTGAGCTTCCATGAAATCTTTAGTTAGGCACTGTAAAGTGAAGTGTAAGAAGTGGAAGATGATATTAGAATTGGTGTAGGCATTCCGTGTGGATCCATCAGAATGCACTAAAAAGGATGCACTCGTTCCAGATACTTCCATTACCCCATACTTGGATGCGTGCTCTTAATGGACTCATTTATCTCAGAAATTAGCACATTACGGAGCTTGAGTTCacattttactttttatgtGGTGCTTTTCTCattatttgtttcttctttggcgATCATTTATAGGTAACTCGTATCAGTCTCAAAATCATGGACCTAAAATGCACCCTACTGAACTTCTTAACCCCTCTTTTGCAATGGGTATCTActaattttattcatatatcTGATAATGCTCCAGTTTGCTTTTCTATGTATTTAAAGAAATCTGACCTATAAGTAACATCTGaagagattgttcttatgttatCTAGGTCGGCCTCAAGTTGGTTCATCTGCAGAGTTAAATGTTAGTGGACTCCCATATCATGCTGGTATGCCACAAAACCCAATCTAAGGAACTCTCTAGTGTTGCTATTTCAATGAAAATATCTATCTTTCGCATCTTTGCTGTTGTGTacattttaattctaaaatgtGCTGATTCCTGATTTGTGCTCTCATTACATTTGCTACACCAAGGTCAAGGCGTTCCAATATCAAAGGTTGATGTGGCCCCTCAGGCTTCAAATCTTGATGGTCCCACTTCCCTCAAAAGAAGAAGACCGGCTAGAGCCCCTCCAACTGCTCCGATGCGTCAGCGGAGGAGAAAATTGACTCAACATAGAGCACCTCCGAGGCCGATGACTATTGCTCCAGTTCCTGCATCTTCTCCTTCTCTTCCTGATCTCTGTGCAAAGTTGCAAGGTATCTCAAGTTCTCTCACATTCTTATATTTTCGGTATTTCTGTAATGTAGTTTGTTAGTCTGTGATGTACAAGATACTGTTTCTGGTGCTTTCTTTACCATGTATATATGTACAACTTGATTGTTTGTTGACATTTCCATGAGTTGATCGGTGAATGCCAGTGTTTTTGCCTCCCTACTCTGACTTGATCACTCATCTAGCTGTGTTGTTTATGTCGCAATACTGTGTCACTGTTGTGTGTCTATTCTTGTGGCATATGTATCTCAACAAATTACAAGTTTTGACACCAAAGACGTGACTAGAGCCAACAATTTATGAGAGTTTGAGTCCTATCAAGTGTCAAAGACCTCTGAAGTGTTAAGAAATGTTAAGGAtgtctctttttctcttttttacttGGTGTTAATGACATTATCATAAAACCCCACGATTTTCCTATTTACAGAAATCGCCCTACTCTATCCCCTCCTGTTCCCCTCTGCCCTATCCTCCACCTCCAAATAACTAATGGATGTTTAAATATTCCCCCCTTTTTGAATCAATTCTCAGGATATCTAAACAATGAAAATGGGTTATGTGAAATTTTTGGATGTTTTAGTACTTGCCCCCAATGTTTTTTGCCCCATTCTCCTCATGTGGCCTAGGACGTAAGTTACATGGACAGCCAGGTGCAGGTTTACAGTACAATCAATACGtatttatatgttgaatttGTCATCTAAATTATAGGATTTGGAATATGGATGGGTACAAGTACTGAGTTGTTACATAACAATTGTGttgtatgatatatattttagtagttGGGTTGAGAAGTCAATACGTCATAACACGTGCAAAGTTTTCTTGGTACTTTATGTGAATATATATGAACATATGACGTACACAAAACCCCAAGGGTGACACCAAAAAACCAAAGCTGGAACTAGAGCTTGCTACAACCTATAACTGGAGGAATCTAAGAACTTCAGCATAATCTCGATATCTCAGAAAGGCATCACATCAAGTCATAAGAGTGTGACTAAATGTATATTTTGTTAGTATTTTCTATGTGAAGATATTGATAATGAATTCATTTTACTGCTAAATATTACCATTTAAACAGCATTGTAGTAATGTAGTGTTTGAATTTTTCAGCAAGGTTGGAGGAACCAGCTCAAATCATTGCAGAGAACTGCAAAATATGCAAGAGGAATGTGATGTTCAATCCTGAAGGCCCTTTTGTTCGTCCTGCTATAGCGCCACCCGTTGCTGTTCTTCCCTGTGGACATGTATTTCATGACGAGTGCCTGCAGAAAATCACGCCAAAAGACCAAGCAACAAATCCTCCTTGCATACCTTGCGTTCTAGGTGATACATAATGTGATCATTTTCTTCAATGGGAGAGGGCTTAAATTTTGTGAA
This window encodes:
- the LOC107012671 gene encoding phosphatidylinositol-glycan biosynthesis class F protein isoform X2, which encodes MKTKMKTKMKMMKKKDDQNGGNAILSVSPWKAITLQLICLLGLAIAFWIPNHIYSLDLITHPSQTLRMISVFLAPVLILLYSHLRHDRNQCSYVKAVGRGLLALPAGAVVNALGATILGAPVGFEYFPKTFNWSLLMSILTFVPAACVFGSSWTDWHRIFARTKASESTDYMISLPAHGAVIGAWFGAWPMPLDWESPWQVLEVE
- the LOC107012671 gene encoding uncharacterized protein C1450.15 isoform X3 translates to MKTKMKTKMKMMKKKDDQNGGNAILSVSPWKAITLQLICLLGLAIAFWIPNHIYSLDLITHPSQTLRMISVFLAPVLILLYSHLRHDRNQCSYVKAVGRGLLALPAGAVFVPAACVFGSSWTDWHRIFARTKASESTDYMISLPAHGAVIGAWFGAWPMPLDWESPWQEWPICVTYGAIAGYLVGLVASLGCIIFCKRQQHLKEE
- the LOC107012671 gene encoding phosphatidylinositol-glycan biosynthesis class F protein isoform X1 gives rise to the protein MKTKMKTKMKMMKKKDDQNGGNAILSVSPWKAITLQLICLLGLAIAFWIPNHIYSLDLITHPSQTLRMISVFLAPVLILLYSHLRHDRNQCSYVKAVGRGLLALPAGAVVNALGATILGAPVGFEYFPKTFNWSLLMSILTFVPAACVFGSSWTDWHRIFARTKASESTDYMISLPAHGAVIGAWFGAWPMPLDWESPWQEWPICVTYGAIAGYLVGLVASLGCIIFCKRQQHLKEE